AACACATTTCATATTTTCCATTCTATTCACATTTTATTAATACTTTAATTTAAGCAAGCAAGAATGTGGCCTAATGCTCATTTAATATATACAGAGGATAGTTTGGGATGCATTAACTAACAAACTGCAAGTCAAATGAGAATAAAGTAGTTAAGTAGCATTATGGACAGGTAAATTGACACTATCACAAATGCTGATCTTATTGAAGGATATTAAATCGAGTTTTTTAATCTCTTTTTATTATATACCCAAGGTTTTCCATCTAGGTAATTACATTAGAAATTTCTTTAGCCCAAGGACTTTTATCAGAAAGTTTTCTCTCAATTTCTTTTATTATTACCTCTTTGTGGTATTCTATACTAATGGGAATAAAGACATCTGTCTTTCTAACACCAGGATAAGATTCTATTCTTTTGACATTTGCGTCTAAAGCAAATACATCTTTGCTAAAATAGAGCCAATAAACAACATCTTGCTGACTGAGCATAGGAGAGTAGATACAAAAAGAATCCTTAAGATCTTCATAACTTCTTTCAAGTACCTTTGCATAGGAACCTTTTTCGATATATGTTGAGACAACAGACACGATATATCCTCGTATAGCAGTAAAGTTAAATTGTAAAGTGAAATCAAGTACATGGTTTTCGATCATCTTATCGAGCCTTCTAGCGACTGTTTTTGATGACATGGAAATTTTTTCGGAAATATCTGAGATCTCCATCCTAGGATTGTCCAAGAGACATTTAATTATTCTAAAGTCAATAAAAGTAGGATGCTCTTTAACATCCGGAAATACAGAGGTTTGGTTTTGTAGCAAAATATCTGGACCAATCATATCGACGAGTAATTTAATTTTCTCTTCGGCCTCTTTTTTGATGGCGAATTTGAAGGTGGAAATACCACCAAGAACATGTCCCGTATAAAG
This Candidatus Nitrosocosmicus oleophilus DNA region includes the following protein-coding sequences:
- a CDS encoding Lrp/AsnC family transcriptional regulator, which codes for MTTTTLDELDGKILQSLSKNCRMSYNGLGNEVGLTSKSVKARVKKMQACGVIDSFIVKVNPLVLGYSKFCLLVIRMNSKAADQDHTKRILSLLGDILYTGHVLGGISTFKFAIKKEAEEKIKLLVDMIGPDILLQNQTSVFPDVKEHPTFIDFRIIKCLLDNPRMEISDISEKISMSSKTVARRLDKMIENHVLDFTLQFNFTAIRGYIVSVVSTYIEKGSYAKVLERSYEDLKDSFCIYSPMLSQQDVVYWLYFSKDVFALDANVKRIESYPGVRKTDVFIPISIEYHKEVIIKEIERKLSDKSPWAKEISNVIT